Proteins encoded in a region of the Stieleria neptunia genome:
- a CDS encoding O-antigen ligase family protein, translated as MNLLALLFALAVVVWLVPLVKDGRLASLLTLLFLTGTVFGPPFLAFDGPIQISLDRLLWAFLIGLAAVQWRLGKLNLSPVNRVDVCLLVFVVYLFQRSRGGDLSETLVDPTARWLFYIFMPIAVYCVARVTPFRRSDLWWLLHALIGLGVYLSFTAVCEVKGWHAFVFPKHILDPDVWMFLGRGRGPLLNPAGNGFIIGVAMAAVAACFVGSDRRTKAIYAAIGVILLVGGYATLTRSCWLGVAGAVAMIAMVHSPRWVRVIGLAATVLLAGAMAMGLKEELMAFKRDKALSAADAAKSVELRPLLATVAWEMFKDKPLTGHGYGQYFQRHDAYHTIRDYGLPLERVRSYSHHNVFLAFLVDSGLIGLGLFLAVIVTLAGYGWRMATDGSLPLDRRRVGLLTIGILACYFPNAMFHNMTIIPMVQVFLLGIGGVVVAIYQNGFVKDEANASGSAPLVPGLRLGTDFAGGSASDLTVSCGRAAPPLRSKAEPWNEG; from the coding sequence ATGAACTTACTGGCTCTCCTGTTCGCACTCGCCGTCGTCGTCTGGCTGGTCCCGCTCGTCAAAGACGGTCGGCTCGCCAGCTTGCTGACGCTGCTGTTTTTGACCGGGACCGTGTTCGGGCCTCCCTTTCTGGCCTTCGACGGGCCGATCCAGATCAGCTTGGACCGTCTGCTGTGGGCGTTCCTGATCGGCTTGGCCGCCGTCCAGTGGCGGCTCGGCAAGCTGAACCTGTCGCCGGTCAATCGGGTCGACGTTTGCTTGCTGGTGTTCGTCGTGTACCTGTTCCAGCGCAGCCGCGGTGGTGATTTGAGTGAAACGCTGGTCGATCCGACCGCCCGCTGGCTGTTTTATATCTTCATGCCGATCGCCGTTTATTGCGTCGCCCGGGTCACTCCGTTCCGCCGCAGCGATCTGTGGTGGTTGTTGCACGCGCTGATCGGCCTGGGCGTCTATCTCTCCTTCACCGCGGTTTGTGAAGTCAAGGGTTGGCATGCGTTTGTGTTTCCCAAACACATCCTCGACCCCGACGTCTGGATGTTTCTCGGCCGTGGCCGTGGGCCGTTGTTGAACCCGGCTGGCAACGGATTCATCATCGGCGTCGCGATGGCCGCGGTCGCCGCCTGTTTCGTCGGCAGCGACCGCCGGACCAAGGCGATCTACGCCGCGATCGGCGTGATTCTGTTGGTCGGCGGGTACGCGACGCTGACCCGCAGTTGCTGGCTGGGCGTCGCCGGCGCGGTGGCGATGATCGCCATGGTTCACAGCCCCCGCTGGGTACGCGTGATCGGCCTGGCCGCCACCGTGTTGCTGGCCGGCGCGATGGCGATGGGATTGAAAGAGGAACTGATGGCGTTCAAACGCGACAAAGCGCTCTCGGCCGCCGATGCCGCCAAGTCGGTCGAGCTGCGACCCCTGTTGGCCACTGTCGCGTGGGAGATGTTCAAGGACAAACCGCTGACCGGTCACGGATACGGCCAGTATTTTCAACGCCATGATGCGTATCACACAATTCGGGATTATGGTCTGCCGCTGGAGCGCGTTCGATCCTACAGCCACCACAACGTCTTTCTGGCCTTCCTGGTCGATTCGGGACTGATCGGGCTGGGGTTGTTCCTGGCGGTCATCGTGACGCTGGCCGGCTATGGATGGCGGATGGCCACCGATGGCTCCCTGCCACTGGACCGCCGCCGTGTCGGACTGCTGACGATCGGGATTCTGGCGTGCTACTTTCCCAACGCCATGTTCCACAACATGACGATCATCCCGATGGTGCAAGTGTTCCTGCTGGGGATCGGCGGCGTGGTCGTGGCGATCTACCAAAACGGCTTCGTCAAAGACGAAGCGAACGCGTCGGGCTCGGCACCACTCGTTCCCGGGCTCCGCCTGGGGACGGACTTCGCCGGAGGCTCCGCCTCCGATCTGACGGTGTCATGCGGCAGAGCCGCACCGCCATTGCGTTCCAAGGCGGAGCCTTGGAACGAGGGTTGA
- the lepA gene encoding translation elongation factor 4, with translation MTKQIRNFCIIAHIDHGKSTLADRLLEETGTVSTRQMKEQLLDDLELERQRGITIKARAVAMRYKRGNVDYELNLIDTPGHVDFQYEVSRSLACCEGALLLVDAFQGVEAQTVANAYAAMEHDLHIIPVINKIDLTHARPDEVAEEMMHSLGTDPDDCVRVSAKTGEGVAALVDAIVDSIPAPTGDPQATLQAMVFDSNYDDYRGAITYVRVMQGTVRKGQKIRFLRAGTTHEVVELGQFAPQRVACDELVAGQVGYLICNIKSIGDVHIGDTVSIAGDTPAPALPGYARPKRMVYCGLFPSDGQNFSDLRDALERLAVNDPSFEFEPETSDALGFGFRCGFLGLLHMEIIQQRLENESDIDLVQTAPNVTYEIVNKRGETKTVHKPQDVPDPGDIEEFRQPIVRCNIIVPTDFIGAVMKLCQERRGIQKSQEYLGAQRAMLTYDIPLAEVVYDLHDKIKSCTRGYGTLDYEMVGYEAADLCRLDFLVNGNRVDALSIVCNRADADRRGRAVAKKLKSEIDRHMFEVAVQAAVGSRVIARETVPAMRKNVTAKCYGGDITRKRKLLQKQKEGKKRMKAVGNVEISQKAFMAVLSEAEGG, from the coding sequence ATGACCAAACAGATTCGAAACTTCTGCATCATCGCCCACATCGATCACGGCAAAAGCACGCTCGCCGACCGACTGCTCGAAGAAACGGGAACGGTCAGCACGCGGCAGATGAAGGAGCAATTGCTGGACGATCTGGAACTGGAACGTCAGCGTGGCATCACCATCAAAGCCCGCGCGGTCGCGATGCGCTACAAACGCGGAAACGTGGACTATGAATTGAACCTGATCGACACGCCCGGCCACGTCGACTTTCAATACGAAGTGTCTCGGTCGTTGGCCTGTTGCGAAGGCGCCTTGCTGTTGGTCGACGCCTTTCAGGGCGTCGAGGCCCAGACGGTCGCCAACGCCTACGCGGCGATGGAGCATGATCTGCACATCATCCCGGTGATCAACAAAATTGATCTGACGCACGCGCGGCCGGACGAAGTGGCCGAGGAGATGATGCACTCGCTGGGAACCGATCCGGACGACTGCGTTCGCGTCAGTGCCAAGACGGGCGAAGGCGTGGCGGCGTTGGTCGATGCGATCGTCGATTCGATTCCCGCCCCAACCGGTGACCCGCAAGCGACCCTGCAGGCGATGGTCTTCGATTCCAACTACGACGACTACCGCGGTGCGATCACCTACGTTCGCGTGATGCAGGGAACGGTGCGCAAGGGCCAGAAGATCCGATTCCTCCGCGCCGGAACGACTCATGAAGTCGTCGAATTGGGACAGTTCGCGCCCCAGCGCGTGGCTTGTGACGAATTGGTGGCCGGACAAGTCGGCTATCTGATCTGTAACATCAAAAGCATCGGTGACGTGCACATCGGTGACACCGTCAGCATCGCCGGGGACACCCCCGCCCCGGCGCTGCCGGGCTACGCACGTCCCAAACGGATGGTCTACTGCGGACTGTTCCCCAGCGACGGACAGAACTTTAGCGACTTGCGCGACGCGTTGGAGCGGTTGGCGGTCAACGATCCCAGTTTCGAATTCGAACCCGAGACCAGTGACGCCTTGGGGTTCGGGTTTCGCTGCGGATTCCTGGGCTTGCTGCACATGGAGATCATCCAGCAACGACTGGAGAACGAATCGGACATCGACCTGGTGCAAACCGCGCCCAACGTCACCTACGAAATCGTCAACAAGCGTGGCGAGACGAAGACCGTTCACAAACCTCAGGATGTCCCGGACCCGGGTGACATCGAAGAGTTTCGCCAGCCGATCGTGCGCTGCAATATCATCGTCCCGACCGACTTCATCGGTGCGGTGATGAAACTGTGTCAGGAACGGCGCGGCATTCAGAAGTCGCAAGAATACCTGGGGGCCCAGCGGGCGATGTTGACCTATGACATCCCGTTGGCCGAAGTCGTCTATGACTTGCACGACAAAATCAAAAGCTGCACACGCGGCTACGGAACGCTGGACTACGAGATGGTCGGTTACGAAGCCGCCGATTTGTGCCGGTTAGATTTTTTGGTCAACGGCAACCGGGTCGACGCGTTGAGTATTGTTTGCAACCGGGCCGATGCCGACCGACGCGGACGCGCGGTCGCCAAGAAGTTGAAAAGCGAAATCGACCGGCACATGTTCGAAGTCGCCGTGCAAGCCGCCGTGGGCAGTCGCGTCATCGCCCGAGAGACCGTCCCGGCGATGCGAAAGAACGTGACGGCCAAGTGTTACGGCGGTGACATCACGCGAAAACGCAAGCTGTTGCAGAAACAAAAGGAAGGCAAGAAACGGATGAAGGCGGTCGGCAACGTCGAGATCAGCCAGAAAGCGTTCATGGCCGTGCTGAGCGAAGCCGAAGGGGGCTGA
- a CDS encoding ROK family protein, which produces MSLRSDPAPVLSSQIHPIEQSSAPYYWGIDIGGTGIKLGLVDEQGYTVAYEKIPTREGEGAPAAMRRIADVVVEVESRLDVVGQVPHIGLGAPGPMDLDQGLLVAPPQLPSWWGFAIVESLTELLGRPISFLNDANAAAFGEFWIGTGRDSKSMILLTLGTGVGGGIIVDGELVNGVNSFGSECGHILVDPSPTARLCVWGGGRGQLEAYASASAVVDRTRERLTEGAESSLGGLLGGSNTELTAKKVYDAASEGDAVALEIVDETAKWLGIGITSLVHALDPGVVTLGGAMNFGGSGCPIGERFLSGIVEEFKSRTFENVFDGTSIAFANLGADAGYLGLAGYARKQAMKQS; this is translated from the coding sequence ATGAGTCTTCGCAGCGACCCGGCGCCCGTCCTCTCGTCTCAAATTCACCCCATTGAGCAGTCGAGTGCACCGTATTATTGGGGCATCGACATCGGCGGCACCGGGATCAAGCTCGGTTTGGTCGATGAACAGGGCTACACGGTCGCTTATGAGAAAATCCCGACCCGTGAAGGTGAAGGGGCTCCGGCGGCGATGCGGCGAATTGCCGACGTGGTCGTGGAGGTGGAGAGCCGTTTGGACGTCGTCGGACAGGTTCCGCACATCGGCTTGGGGGCTCCCGGTCCGATGGATCTTGACCAAGGCCTGTTGGTCGCCCCACCGCAGTTGCCTTCCTGGTGGGGATTTGCCATTGTCGAGTCGCTGACGGAATTACTCGGGCGTCCGATCTCGTTCTTGAACGACGCCAACGCGGCGGCATTCGGAGAATTTTGGATCGGGACGGGACGGGATTCGAAGTCGATGATCCTGTTGACCCTGGGGACGGGCGTCGGCGGTGGGATCATCGTGGACGGCGAGCTGGTCAACGGCGTGAACAGTTTCGGCAGCGAGTGTGGGCACATCTTGGTGGATCCGTCGCCGACCGCCCGGTTGTGCGTCTGGGGCGGAGGCCGCGGGCAACTGGAGGCCTATGCCAGCGCCAGTGCCGTTGTCGACCGCACCCGCGAACGGTTGACCGAGGGCGCCGAGAGTTCGCTGGGCGGCCTGTTGGGCGGCAGCAACACCGAATTGACGGCGAAAAAGGTCTACGACGCCGCCAGCGAAGGCGACGCCGTGGCACTTGAAATTGTGGACGAAACCGCAAAATGGCTGGGGATCGGAATCACGTCGTTGGTGCACGCCCTCGACCCCGGCGTGGTGACGCTGGGCGGCGCGATGAACTTCGGCGGCAGCGGATGCCCGATCGGAGAACGATTTTTGTCCGGCATTGTCGAAGAATTTAAAAGCCGGACGTTTGAAAACGTATTTGACGGCACCTCGATCGCCTTCGCGAACTTGGGTGCCGATGCGGGATACCTCGGTCTGGCCGGGTACGCGCGGAAACAAGCAATGAAACAATCATGA
- a CDS encoding glycosyltransferase family 4 protein, translating to MKVVYLTAGAAGMFCGSCMHDNAIARAMASIDVDCILQPVYTPIRTDEESVADRKVFLGGIHVYLLQQMPWLRFLPRPVRGLLDSPRLIRWATRRAGAVDPAKLGALSISMLRGSDGRQAEEFKRLTDWIAADLKPDAVVLTNLLIGGGLPQLRERLPDAKLIVMLQGDDIFLDHLPQAARSVAIELCTNLVQHVDHFCVHSHFYAQKMGALFEIPDEKLVITPLSIDPAPFATGDRRDESPSGEFRLGYLARIAPEKGLHRLVEAFERIAVDDPNITLHAAGWLGNGNEPYLRSIQKRLHDAGLADRFTYHGSPDLAGKVHFLQHIDLLSVPTEYEDPKGLFVLESLAAGTPVVMPDHGAFGELVRSTGGGVLVAPDSIDALCAAIDELKADPGRRRALAETGRRGVDEKHSIANAAQELANLIGR from the coding sequence ATGAAAGTTGTGTATTTGACCGCTGGAGCTGCCGGAATGTTTTGTGGCAGTTGCATGCACGACAACGCGATTGCCCGGGCAATGGCCTCCATCGACGTCGATTGCATTCTGCAACCGGTTTACACACCGATTCGGACGGACGAAGAAAGTGTTGCCGATCGGAAGGTTTTTCTTGGGGGCATTCACGTCTATTTGCTGCAGCAGATGCCCTGGCTGCGGTTCCTGCCCCGACCGGTGCGCGGCCTGTTGGATTCCCCGCGTTTGATCCGTTGGGCGACGCGGCGTGCCGGCGCCGTCGATCCGGCCAAACTCGGCGCCCTGTCGATTTCGATGTTGCGTGGATCCGACGGCCGTCAAGCCGAAGAATTCAAACGGCTGACCGACTGGATCGCCGCGGACCTGAAACCCGACGCCGTCGTGCTGACCAATCTGTTGATCGGCGGCGGGCTGCCGCAGTTGCGCGAGCGGTTGCCCGACGCCAAGTTGATCGTGATGCTGCAGGGCGATGACATCTTTCTTGATCACCTTCCCCAAGCGGCCCGAAGTGTCGCGATCGAGCTCTGCACCAACCTGGTCCAGCACGTGGATCACTTCTGCGTCCACAGTCATTTCTACGCGCAAAAAATGGGGGCGCTGTTTGAGATCCCCGACGAGAAACTGGTCATCACGCCGCTCTCGATCGATCCGGCACCGTTTGCCACCGGCGATCGACGCGACGAGTCTCCCAGCGGCGAATTCCGTTTGGGGTACCTGGCCCGCATCGCACCGGAGAAAGGGTTGCATCGTCTGGTCGAAGCCTTTGAACGGATCGCCGTCGACGACCCGAACATCACGCTGCACGCGGCCGGTTGGCTGGGCAACGGAAACGAACCCTACCTGCGCTCGATCCAAAAGCGTTTACACGACGCGGGGCTGGCCGATCGGTTCACCTATCACGGCAGCCCCGATCTGGCCGGCAAGGTGCATTTCCTGCAACACATCGATCTGTTGAGCGTGCCCACCGAATACGAAGACCCCAAAGGGTTGTTTGTGTTGGAGTCGTTGGCGGCCGGAACACCGGTCGTGATGCCCGACCACGGTGCCTTCGGTGAACTGGTTCGGTCGACCGGCGGCGGCGTGTTGGTCGCGCCGGACAGCATCGATGCCTTGTGCGCCGCGATCGATGAACTGAAAGCGGATCCGGGCCGGCGACGCGCGTTAGCCGAGACGGGTCGGCGCGGCGTCGACGAAAAACACTCGATCGCCAACGCCGCCCAAGAACTTGCGAACCTGATCGGACGCTAA
- a CDS encoding glycosyltransferase family 4 protein — MKILYEGAIFQILRWGGVARYFSELIHHLPADCRPTVVGPADDEPELSNPQLNYCGVQTEPSVSWLRKLTRDRMQRQITWQFDAIDADVEHWTYYSGLCRRAIRRSNRPLVATVLDFVHEAVPSLDPTGKHVALKYDAIAAADHLICISQATHDELCERFPDCRGKATVIPLGTSLSDIAPAPLPAVLTDKPYVLFVGRRNSYKNFEVVWNAWKRLRGTLPEEARLVVVGPPMKRREAAQLQWGDDGSAILMPNVPDALLRTLYEHARGFLFPSRAEGFGLPSLEAMSAGTPVMVSDLPVMREVVDECGYYFDPDDVDMVAQMMRSALNNALPMQQQIVRAARQRAATFTWQTTAQRTATVYRGLVENAKPRCERLLCAV; from the coding sequence ATGAAAATTTTGTACGAAGGCGCGATCTTCCAGATCCTGCGTTGGGGTGGTGTGGCGCGTTACTTCAGCGAGCTGATCCACCACTTGCCGGCCGATTGCCGGCCGACGGTCGTCGGCCCGGCCGATGACGAGCCAGAACTCTCCAACCCCCAATTGAACTACTGCGGGGTGCAAACAGAACCGTCGGTTTCCTGGCTGAGAAAACTGACCCGAGATCGGATGCAGCGTCAGATCACTTGGCAATTCGACGCGATCGACGCCGACGTGGAGCATTGGACCTATTACAGCGGATTGTGTCGCCGGGCGATTCGGCGGAGCAACCGTCCGTTGGTCGCGACGGTTTTAGACTTTGTTCACGAGGCCGTTCCGTCGCTCGATCCGACCGGCAAGCACGTGGCCTTGAAATACGATGCGATCGCTGCGGCGGACCATCTGATTTGCATCTCCCAGGCGACCCACGACGAGCTGTGTGAACGTTTTCCCGATTGTCGCGGCAAGGCAACGGTGATTCCGCTGGGGACGTCCCTGTCGGACATCGCGCCCGCGCCGCTGCCGGCTGTTTTGACGGACAAACCCTACGTGCTGTTTGTCGGTCGTCGCAACAGTTACAAGAATTTTGAAGTCGTTTGGAACGCCTGGAAACGACTCCGCGGCACGTTGCCCGAGGAAGCCCGATTAGTGGTGGTGGGACCGCCGATGAAACGCCGCGAGGCGGCGCAACTGCAGTGGGGGGATGACGGCTCGGCGATTTTGATGCCGAATGTCCCCGATGCCCTGCTGCGTACCCTCTATGAGCACGCCCGCGGGTTCTTGTTTCCGTCCCGGGCAGAAGGGTTCGGATTGCCTTCGCTGGAAGCGATGTCAGCCGGGACGCCCGTGATGGTTTCCGATCTGCCGGTGATGCGTGAAGTGGTCGACGAGTGCGGGTACTACTTTGATCCCGACGATGTCGACATGGTTGCCCAGATGATGCGTTCGGCATTGAACAATGCCTTGCCGATGCAGCAGCAGATCGTGCGGGCGGCGCGCCAGCGGGCGGCGACCTTCACTTGGCAAACCACGGCACAGCGCACCGCGACGGTCTACCGAGGGCTGGTGGAGAACGCCAAACCACGCTGCGAACGATTGTTGTGCGCGGTTTAG
- a CDS encoding tetratricopeptide repeat protein, translating into MKSTSNLAAVLLCVTVLLVVGCRKDSAKMESDPTSPQSASDAASVADVPASTRSTDRAPDADRSPPDPPADAAPESSAEPAPPAVAVDEPQLDPAELHQAALAALESGDSDRAFTFARQARSAAADDPQSAFLMARVLAERNRFPEAVKMLDDLLVELPDARLPIYGQTADWLVLQGRYDEAEKRYRAILKEVPDASMAQRTLAQLLLRRGRRLEAATYLRQLCQSGVVEPSNLRSLLRLAYPFAADAQSDDLEPIGPLGQARFEISQGGWEDALQTLKRADANDPDLDALVGRIQAQLHVQGQDNEALTRWAQSALPTPSDTSDYWFAIATHHADQGEHQEAVRCLCKAISHDPTDEASYRMMVRSFSALGLEDRAAEASRRAELIAKTHQIGEQMASDPDIDVDAVSRLAELLDQLKRPLEALAWRTVRVAMERSRGTLSAQDASQAIAKINRDRLQRLQSDLTDPTEAFNSFLCREHDGTNAER; encoded by the coding sequence ATGAAATCAACATCAAACCTTGCCGCCGTTCTGCTGTGCGTCACCGTGTTGCTGGTCGTGGGCTGCCGCAAGGATTCGGCAAAAATGGAAAGCGACCCGACGAGCCCCCAATCGGCATCGGATGCAGCGAGCGTGGCAGACGTTCCGGCATCGACACGCTCGACCGACCGGGCACCCGATGCTGATCGCTCGCCCCCGGATCCACCCGCTGATGCGGCACCTGAATCGTCGGCTGAACCGGCACCGCCGGCGGTTGCCGTGGACGAACCGCAATTGGATCCCGCGGAATTGCACCAGGCGGCTTTGGCGGCGCTCGAATCGGGTGACTCCGATCGCGCGTTTACGTTTGCCCGCCAGGCGAGGTCGGCGGCAGCGGACGATCCGCAATCCGCGTTCTTGATGGCGCGGGTGTTGGCCGAACGCAATCGTTTTCCCGAAGCGGTCAAGATGCTCGATGACTTGTTGGTCGAGCTGCCCGATGCCCGATTGCCGATCTACGGTCAGACCGCGGATTGGCTGGTGCTGCAAGGCCGCTATGACGAGGCGGAAAAACGCTACCGTGCGATTTTAAAGGAAGTCCCCGACGCCAGCATGGCACAGCGGACGCTCGCGCAACTGTTGTTGCGCCGTGGGCGTCGCCTGGAAGCGGCCACGTACCTTCGCCAGTTGTGTCAAAGCGGTGTCGTCGAACCCTCTAACCTCAGGTCGCTGTTGCGGCTGGCCTATCCGTTTGCCGCTGACGCCCAGTCCGACGATCTGGAACCGATCGGACCGCTGGGCCAAGCGAGATTTGAAATCAGCCAAGGCGGATGGGAAGACGCGTTGCAGACGCTCAAGCGGGCCGACGCGAACGATCCAGATCTCGATGCGCTCGTCGGACGGATTCAGGCTCAGTTGCACGTCCAAGGACAGGACAACGAAGCGCTCACCCGATGGGCGCAATCGGCATTGCCGACGCCGAGTGACACGTCGGATTACTGGTTCGCGATTGCCACCCATCATGCGGACCAGGGTGAGCATCAAGAAGCGGTCCGGTGCCTTTGCAAAGCCATCTCGCACGACCCGACCGACGAGGCATCCTATCGGATGATGGTTCGATCATTCAGCGCATTGGGCCTGGAGGACCGAGCCGCCGAAGCGTCCCGCCGCGCCGAGCTGATCGCCAAGACGCACCAAATCGGCGAACAAATGGCGTCCGATCCAGACATCGACGTCGACGCGGTCTCCCGCTTGGCCGAATTGCTGGATCAATTGAAGCGTCCGCTGGAGGCGTTGGCGTGGCGCACGGTACGGGTCGCAATGGAACGTTCGCGCGGTACGCTGTCCGCCCAGGACGCATCGCAGGCGATCGCGAAAATCAATCGCGACCGTTTGCAGCGTCTGCAATCCGATCTGACGGATCCGACCGAAGCCTTCAATTCTTTTCTTTGCAGAGAACACGATGGGACAAACGCCGAACGATAA
- a CDS encoding multiheme c-type cytochrome, whose protein sequence is MNRIPVTAVLIVLVVLGNMVFRHAPSDVAPTVQAAEPTYVGRGVCLECHSENYQLHRHHGHATTFRSTKDPEVASKFVGKSYDAGEPFGTYTYHADDQGLFVRIPDKFGEQPFRLEYALGHRSMTLLSLLPDPDEGTVALEHRVSWMAAANELGKTPGQHDGTPNTAAELFGNRHAGRIMHKCVYCHVTTGQIVDQQIVDLTPNVNCEKCHGPASEHVRLARAMKTPPPFSVGRADWDAESELQLCGDCHRMPRDISRKQLREYPDLLARFQPVGLLRSECFVQSGGRLKCTTCHNPHQTIFETTPLEHEQNCLACHAEMSETNPSAAAHVVCPVSPTTGCIECHMPALKLDGLGGGFHDHWIRVRDDK, encoded by the coding sequence TTGAATCGCATCCCCGTCACGGCCGTGCTGATCGTCTTGGTCGTGCTCGGCAACATGGTTTTCCGACACGCCCCATCCGACGTCGCCCCGACGGTGCAGGCGGCCGAACCGACCTATGTCGGTCGCGGGGTGTGCTTGGAATGCCACAGCGAGAACTACCAGTTGCACCGCCACCACGGCCACGCGACGACCTTTCGCAGCACCAAGGATCCCGAGGTCGCGAGCAAGTTTGTCGGCAAGTCGTACGACGCGGGCGAACCGTTTGGCACCTACACCTATCACGCCGACGACCAAGGTTTGTTCGTCCGCATCCCGGACAAGTTTGGGGAGCAACCGTTTCGTCTGGAGTACGCGCTCGGTCACAGGTCGATGACGTTGCTGTCGCTGTTGCCCGACCCGGACGAAGGGACGGTGGCGTTGGAGCATCGGGTGTCCTGGATGGCGGCGGCCAACGAGTTGGGCAAAACGCCCGGCCAGCACGACGGCACGCCGAACACGGCGGCGGAGCTTTTCGGGAATCGGCACGCAGGTCGAATCATGCACAAGTGCGTGTATTGCCATGTCACCACCGGCCAGATCGTTGACCAGCAAATTGTCGACCTGACCCCCAACGTGAATTGCGAGAAATGTCACGGGCCGGCCAGCGAACATGTTCGTCTGGCACGAGCCATGAAAACGCCCCCGCCGTTTTCCGTCGGGCGCGCCGATTGGGATGCCGAATCGGAACTGCAGCTGTGTGGCGATTGCCATCGGATGCCGCGTGACATTTCGCGGAAACAATTGCGTGAGTACCCGGATTTGTTGGCACGTTTTCAACCCGTCGGTCTGCTTCGCAGTGAGTGTTTCGTGCAATCAGGCGGACGGCTCAAGTGCACCACGTGCCACAACCCCCATCAAACCATCTTCGAAACGACTCCGCTGGAACACGAACAGAATTGCCTGGCCTGTCATGCTGAGATGTCAGAGACGAATCCGTCCGCCGCGGCGCATGTCGTCTGCCCGGTTTCACCGACCACGGGATGCATCGAGTGTCACATGCCGGCGCTGAAGTTGGACGGATTGGGCGGCGGCTTTCACGACCATTGGATCCGCGTTCGCGACGACAAATGA
- a CDS encoding DUF1559 domain-containing protein, translated as MVHRKSLTSGFTLVELLVVIAIIGILVGLLLPAVQAAREAARRMSCSNNFKQIGLALQNYHSAYKQNPVNNGGTGLGHNSSGARVGSWWEGSVTTNNEELSAMVGLTPFMEQQPIWDQITNGGSATTDGSTPNTPTGLWTPMGPNPRHDRGDQTDRFIPWATEIPMLRCPSDPGTGRPGRGRTNYAACVGDSFSQVWDNGPKEGNLAPPPDDWRPIWFSAVDRGYFSRKKATKFRDVLDGLSNTIAMAEIVTDLGDGDKRGALSINNGGWNVEKNPSFCIDGNQLQPDEPMFWCDDATLCTTPPNIAENTNGRGMNWAWASMGMTMVNTIRPPNSEVCFNGWHDNVGSAPPSSRHQGGAHILMGDGAVIFMTDSVESGDQRSPTNGAWDSPQAPGALYKTGKKSVYGLWGSLGSRASKETIEEQLNQ; from the coding sequence ATGGTTCATCGGAAATCGTTGACGAGTGGTTTCACGCTTGTGGAATTGCTGGTCGTCATTGCCATTATTGGTATTCTCGTGGGCTTGCTGCTTCCGGCAGTCCAAGCGGCTCGCGAAGCCGCACGTCGTATGAGCTGCAGTAACAATTTCAAGCAAATCGGCTTGGCACTGCAGAACTACCACTCCGCTTACAAGCAAAACCCCGTCAACAACGGCGGAACCGGGCTTGGGCACAATTCAAGTGGAGCACGAGTCGGCTCCTGGTGGGAAGGCTCGGTGACCACCAACAACGAAGAATTGAGTGCGATGGTCGGTCTGACTCCGTTCATGGAGCAGCAACCGATCTGGGACCAGATCACCAACGGTGGATCTGCGACCACGGACGGTTCGACCCCGAACACGCCGACCGGTCTGTGGACTCCGATGGGTCCCAACCCACGGCATGACCGCGGTGACCAAACCGACCGATTCATCCCTTGGGCGACAGAGATCCCCATGCTTCGCTGCCCCAGCGACCCCGGTACCGGTCGCCCCGGACGCGGACGGACCAACTACGCCGCTTGCGTCGGTGACTCGTTCAGCCAGGTTTGGGACAACGGCCCCAAAGAAGGCAACTTGGCTCCGCCGCCAGATGATTGGCGCCCGATCTGGTTTAGTGCCGTCGATCGCGGTTACTTCTCGCGCAAGAAGGCGACCAAGTTCCGTGACGTTTTGGACGGATTGTCCAACACCATCGCGATGGCCGAAATCGTGACCGACTTGGGTGACGGCGACAAACGTGGTGCACTGTCGATCAACAACGGTGGCTGGAACGTTGAGAAGAACCCCTCGTTCTGCATCGACGGCAACCAGCTGCAACCCGACGAGCCGATGTTTTGGTGTGACGATGCGACGCTGTGCACGACACCGCCGAATATCGCCGAAAACACCAACGGTCGTGGCATGAACTGGGCATGGGCCTCGATGGGGATGACAATGGTCAACACCATTCGACCGCCGAACTCGGAAGTCTGCTTCAACGGCTGGCACGACAACGTCGGTTCCGCTCCGCCGAGTAGCCGCCACCAAGGCGGTGCCCACATCCTGATGGGTGACGGTGCGGTGATCTTCATGACCGATTCGGTCGAATCCGGTGACCAACGCTCGCCGACCAACGGTGCTTGGGACTCGCCCCAAGCCCCCGGTGCGCTTTACAAGACCGGTAAGAAAAGCGTCTATGGTCTGTGGGGATCTCTCGGAAGCCGGGCTTCCAAGGAAACCATCGAAGAACAGTTGAACCAGTAG